One window from the genome of Camelus bactrianus isolate YW-2024 breed Bactrian camel chromosome 4, ASM4877302v1, whole genome shotgun sequence encodes:
- the OR13D1 gene encoding olfactory receptor 13D1 produces MGNYSAVTEFFLVGLSQYPKLQFCLFVLCLIMYMIILLGNSLLIIISILDSRLQTPMYFFLGNLSFLDICYTSSSILSMLVMFVSERKSISFIGCALQMVVSLGLGSTECVLLAVMAYDRYVAICNPLRYPLIMNRVLYVHMAAWSWITGTLNSLVQTALIMVLTFCGNNVIDHLTCEILALLKLICSDITINVLIMTVASIVLLMIPLLLIFISYVFILSSILRINSAQGRKKAFSTCSAHLTVVILFYGSALFMYMKPKSKDTKASDEIIGLSYGVVTPMLNPIIYSLRNKEVKEAMKKVLSRHLHQWKSERT; encoded by the coding sequence ATGGGGAATTACTCAGCTGTGACCGAATTTTTTCTGGTGGGACTTTCCCAATACCCAAAACTGCAGTTTTGTCTGTTCGTGCTCTGCCTCATCATGTACATGATAATCCTCCTGGGAAATAGCCTCCTAATTATCATCAGCATTTTGGATTCTCGCCTCCAaacccccatgtacttcttccttggGAATCTCTCATTCTTGGACATCTGTTACACATCATCGTCCATTCTCTCAATGCTTGTtatgtttgtgtctgagagaaaATCCATCTCCTTCATTGGCTGTGCTCTACAGATGGTTGTCTCCCTTGGGTTGGGCTCCACTGAATGTGTCCTCCTGGCTGTGATGGCCTATGATCGGTATGTGGCCATCTGCAACCCACTGAGGTACCCCCTCATCATGAACAGGGTGCTATATGTACACATGGCTGCATGGTCTTGGATCACAGGTACTCTGAACTCCTTAGTGCAAACAGCCTTGATAATGGTCTTGACTTTCTGTGGGAATAATGTTATAGACCATCTTACCTGTGAGATCCTGGCCCTTCTTAAACTCATCTGCTCAGATATCACCATCAATGTGCTTATCATGACAGTGGCAAGTATTGTTCTATTGATGATCCCTCTGCTGCTAATTTTCATCTCCTATGTTTTCATCCTCTCTTCCATCCTGAGAATTAATTCTGCCCAGGGGAGAAAGAAAGCCTTTTCTACCTGTTCAGCCCACCTGACTGTGGTCATCTTATTCTATGGTTCAGCCCTTTTTATGTATATGAAGCCCAAGTCAAAGGACACAAAAGCATCTGATGAGATCATTGGACTGTCTTATGGAGTGGTAACTCCAATGTTGAACCCCATCATCTACAGCCTGAGgaataaggaggtgaaagaagCCATGAAGAAAGTCCTGAGCAGACACTTGCATCAATGGAAAAGTGAAAGGACTTGA